One window of Salegentibacter sp. Hel_I_6 genomic DNA carries:
- a CDS encoding YceI family protein, with product MKVLKSYQVILTGVFFILLTAGTMFGQNYRMDNSSEIIIEGTSNIHDWEMKATSKQGGATITTEDGKLTGISKLQVTVPAESLESGKSGMDKNAYKALKTGDHKNIEFKLDEVKKIEANGSSYKINGLATLKISGVTKQVPVAFTAKLNGDKLEINGEENLNMKDYKIDPPTAMFGTITTGEELTIKFKSTFSK from the coding sequence ATGAAAGTCTTAAAATCATATCAAGTAATACTTACTGGTGTATTTTTTATACTGCTAACTGCAGGCACTATGTTTGGCCAGAATTACAGAATGGATAATTCTTCTGAAATTATTATAGAAGGAACTTCCAATATTCATGACTGGGAAATGAAGGCAACTTCCAAACAAGGAGGGGCTACAATTACTACAGAAGATGGAAAACTTACCGGAATCTCCAAACTACAAGTAACTGTTCCTGCTGAAAGTTTAGAAAGCGGAAAAAGCGGAATGGACAAAAATGCATATAAGGCACTTAAAACCGGCGATCATAAAAATATAGAATTTAAGCTGGATGAAGTTAAAAAAATTGAAGCCAATGGAAGTTCATATAAAATAAATGGCCTGGCAACTTTAAAAATTTCAGGAGTTACTAAACAAGTTCCGGTAGCGTTTACTGCAAAACTTAATGGCGATAAACTGGAAATTAATGGCGAGGAAAACCTTAATATGAAAGATTATAAAATTGATCCTCCAACTGCAATGTTTGGAACAATTACCACAGGAGAAGAACTTACTATTAAATTCAAATCAACATTTTCTAAATAA